A single region of the Raphanus sativus cultivar WK10039 chromosome 1, ASM80110v3, whole genome shotgun sequence genome encodes:
- the LOC108844533 gene encoding uncharacterized protein LOC108844533 has product MVLWEITLGTAYFLGLRRTYRLALKIQRRVVGPKHPKIRQFLHRRTRKIFDVAVSVHKNIQQRDIEVGRNLGNWILRWLDRIKPAAQIRTRPEPNSNVGKAKRLSDSARPRSNTTQSPPKRESDRHLFSSLKHFQHRPFPTMIQPPRPNGITTQYRHYSAGVAASLISPSYVRGSGFVGVIRKDILQWMLQR; this is encoded by the exons ATGGTGCTGTGGGAGATAACGCTGGGAACAGCCTACTTCTTGGGGCTGAGGCGGACTTATAGGCTCGCCTTGAAGATCCAACGTCGGGTTGTTGGTCCCAAGCATCCAAAAATCCGTCAGTTTCTTCATCG GAGGACTCGTAAAATCTTCGATGTGGCAGTTTCGGTTCACAAGAACATACAGCAGAGAGACATTGAAGTTGGTCGGAATCTCGGCAACTGGATTCTCCGTTGGCTCGACCGGATTAAACCAGCTGCTCAGATCCGTACTCGACCTGAACCAAACTCCAACGTCGGCAAGGCAAAAAGGCTATCGGATTCGGCTCGTCCCAGATCAAACACGACGCAGAGTCCACCGAAACGTGAATCCGATAGGCATTTGTTCTCTTCGCTGAAACACTTCCAGCACAGGCCTTTCCCGACGATGATCCAGCCTCCTAGACCTAATGGAATTACTACTCAGTACAGACATTACAGCGCCGGTGTAGCCGCCAGTCTGATTTCTCCGAGCTATGTAAGAGGCAGCGGGTTCGTTGGTGTAATCAGGAAGGACATTTTGCAGTGGATGTTACAGAGATGA
- the LOC108846333 gene encoding syntaxin-22, whose protein sequence is MGQAAHHDNGYTKAQIKVGGVDKFSCSLEAGRKLIKGNKDGGGTEAVASGIFQINTAVSNFQRLVNTLGTPKDTPELRHKLHKTRLHIGQLVKDTSAKLKEASETDHHRDVSQSKKIADAKLAKDFEAVLKDFQKAQRVAAERKTSYTPFDPKGDFSSSEVDIGYDRSQEQRILMESRRQEVVLLENEISFNEAVIEEREQGIKEVQQQIGEVNEIFKDLAVLVHDQGAMIDDIGSHVENAHSSTAQGRSHLVKASRTQRSNSSLMCLLMVIFGIVLLIVVIVLAA, encoded by the exons ATGGGCCAAGCGGCCCATCATGATAATGGATATACTAAAGCCCAGATTAAGGTAGGAGGAGTAGACAAGTTCTCGTGTT CTTTGGAAGCGGGGAGGAAATTAATAAAGGGGAACAAGGATGGAGGAGGAACAGAAGCGGTGGCGTCTGGTATCTTTCAGATAAACACGGCCGTTTCTAACTTCCAGCGCCTTGTTAATACTCTCGGTACTCCTAAGGATACCCCCGAGCTCCGTCACAAGCT GCACAAGACAAGGTTACATATTGGGCAGTTGGTAAAGGACACTTCGGCCAAACTTAAAGAAGCTAGCGAGACCGATCATCATCGAGATGTTTCT CAAAGTAAGAAGATTGCAGACGCTAAGCTTGCAAAGGACTTCGAAGCAGTGCTTAAAGATTTTCAGAAGGCACAGAGAGTTGCAGCTGAAAGGAAAACTTCCTACACTCCTTTCGATCCAAAAGGTGACTTTTCTTCAAG TGAAGTAGACATTGGCTATGATAGATCACAAGAGCAGCGTATCCTCATGGAATCTAGAAG GCAAGAAGTTGTGTTGCTTGAAAACGAAATATCCTTCAACGAAGCAGTGATAGAGGAAAGAGAACAGGGGATAAAGGAAGTTCAGCAGCAAATCGGTGAAGTAAACGAGATTTTCAAAGATCTCGCGGTGTTGGTTCACGACCAAGGAGCCATGATAG ATGATATTGGTAGCCATGTCGAGAATGCACATTCCTCAACAGCTCAGGGAAGGTCTCATCTCGTGAAAGCCTCCAGGACACAACGATCAAACTCTTCTCTG ATGTGTTTACTAATGGTGATATTTGGTATCGTTCTACTCATCGTTGTCATAGTACTCGCAGCTTGA
- the LOC108813063 gene encoding mitogen-activated protein kinase kinase 10, with the protein MSLVRERRHQNPLTLSIPPPHYHGIIPIAPSPSSFSSSSSDSSSPIQTLNDLEKLTILGQGTDGTVYKTRHRRTTALYALKLIRSDLSITTLEADILKRIESSFIVKCYAVFADSSDLCFVMELMEKGSLQDALLARHVFPEQVISTLANRILQGLRHLQEMRIVHGDIKPSNLLINENGEVKIADFGASRVVTGGDYGSSGTCAYMSPERVDPEKWGFEEVGFAGDVWSLGVVVLECYLGRYPLTKVGDKPDWAALVCAICCNEEVENPVSGSLEFRDFVGRCLEKDWRKRGTVKELLHHPFAKNR; encoded by the coding sequence ATGTCACTTGTGAGAGAGAGACGTCACCAAAACCCACTCACACTCTCTATTCCACCACCACATTACCACGGCATCATCCCCATAGCTCCATCTCCGTCCTCATTTTCATCATCAAGCTCCGACTCATCATCGCCGATTCAAACCTTGAACGATCTCGAGAAACTCACCATTTTAGGACAAGGAACCGACGGGACAGTTTACAAAACCCGTCACCGGAGAACCACAGCTCTCTACGCATTAAAACTCATCCGGTCAGATCTCAGCATCACCACTCTCGAAGCCGACATTCTCAAGAGAATCGAATCGAGCTTCATCGTAAAATGCTACGCCGTTTTTGCTGATTCATCCGATCTATGTTTCGTGATGGAGCTCATGGAGAAAGGGTCTCTTCAGGATGCGTTGCTTGCTCGACACGTTTTCCCTGAGCAAGTGATATCCACTCTCGCTAACAGAATACTCCAAGGGTTACGTCACCTTCAAGAAATGAGAATAGTCCATGGAGACATAAAGCCTTCGAATCTACTTATTAACGAGAATGGAGAGGTCAAGATTGCGGATTTTGGTGCGAGCCGGGTTGTAACCGGAGGAGACTATGGTTCGAGCGGGACGTGTGCGTATATGAGTCCTGAACGTGTGGATCCAGAGAAATGGGGTTTTGAAGAGGTTGGTTTTGCAGGAGATGTGTGGTCTTTAGGTGTTGTGGTTCTCGAGTGTTATCTTGGAAGGTATCCATTGACTAAAGTTGGAGATAAACCGGACTGGGCAGCTCTGGTTTGTGCCATTTGTTGTAATGAGGAAGTGGAGAATCCAGTGAGTGGTTCGTTGGAGTTTAGAGATTTTGTTGGAAGATGTCTGGAGAAGGACTGGAGAAAGAGAGGCACTGTGAAAGAGCTTCTTCATCATCCGTTTGCTAAAAACAGATAG
- the LOC108813053 gene encoding heat stress transcription factor A-1d — protein MDRDNRTSTDGGGSVTMESTEIQPSPTPQPQPVAVLSGNAPPPFLSKTYDMVDDPATDSIVSWSGNSNSFIVWDPPQFAKDLLPKNFKHNNFSSFVRQLNTYGFRKVDPDKWEFANEGFLRGQKHLLKTITRRKPAHGHGHGHHQSQHSIGQNSSVSSCVEVGKFGLKEEVERLKRDKNVLMQELVRLRQQQQSTDNQLQTMVQRLQGMENRQQQLMSFLAKAVQSPHFLSQFLQQQNQQNESSRRISDTSKKRRFRRDGIVSNNKESASPDGQIVKYQPPMHEQAKAMFSQLMNMEPYKTGDDGFLLGNGTSTTEGTEMEISSNNVAGITLQEMPTASEIQSSSSPSGATPENVTVAEFPTPDEAIPSPDEPSLPEFADILPENMAEVPPENFLETNMEDMSTILDSDLFNSDDLPFDFDDILRDPDLEPSVDDYASLFQDILMSSPVPEDMDVTPVDVRTKDSETEKKQMDNLTQQMGLLSPETIDHSRQNP, from the exons ATGGATCGTGATAACAGAACCAGCACCGACGGAGGAGGATCCGTAACAATGGAATCAACCGAGATTCAGCCTTCTCCTACTCCGCAACCGCAGCCTGTGGCGGTTCTAAGTGGAAACGCGCCACCTCCGTTCCTGAGCAAGACCTACGACATGGTCGACGATCCAGCTACGGATTCGATAGTGTCGTGGAGTGGTAACAGCAACAGTTTCATCGTATGGGATCCACCGCAGTTCGCTAAAGATCTACTTCCCAAGAACTTCAAGCACAATAACTTCTCCAGCTTCGTCAGGCAGCTTAACACCTAC GGTTTCCGGAAGGTTGACCCAGATAAATGGGAATTTGCGAATGAAGGTTTCCTAAGAGGTCAGAAGCACTTGCTAAAAACAATAACTAGGCGAAAACCTGCACATGGACATGGACATGGACATCATCAATCTCAGCACTCGATTGGGCAGAACTCATCTGTAAGCTCATGTGTTGAAGTTGGCAAATTTGGTCTCAAAGAAGAGGTCGAGAGGCTTAAACGAGATAAGAACGTCCTTATGCAAGAACTCGTCAGGTTAAGGCAGCAGCAACAATCCACTGATAACCAACTTCAAACGATGGTTCAGCGTCTCCAGGGGATGGAGAATCGGCAACAACAGTTAATGTCATTCCTTGCAAAGGCAGTACAAAGCCCTCATTTTCTATCTCAGTTCTTACAGCAGCAGAACCAGCAGAACGAGAGTAGCAGGCGAATCAGTGATACCAGTAAGAAGCGGAGATTCAGGCGAGATGGCATTGTCAGTAATAATAAGGAATCTGCTTCTCCTGATGGACAGATAGTGAAGTATCAACCCCCAATGCACGAGCAAGCAAAGGCAATGTTTAGCCAGCTTATGAATATGGAACCTTACAAAACCGGCGATGATGGTTTCCTTCTAGGTAACGGTACTTCTACTACAGAAGGAACAGAGATGGAGATTTCATCAAACAACGTAGCGGGTATAACTCTTCAGGAGATGCCAACGGCTTCTGAGAtacaatcatcatcatcaccaagtGGAGCAACTCCTGAAAATGTTACAGTAGCTGAGTTTCCAACACCTGATGAAGCAATTCCTTCACCTGATGAACCATCTCTACCCGAATTTGCTGATATTCTGCCGGAGAATATGGCCGAGGTGCCTCCAGAGAATTTCTTGGAAACAAACATGGAAGATATGAGTACGATCCTAGATTCAGATCTGTTCAATAGTGATGATTTACCCTTTGACTTTGACGACATTCTGAGAGACCCCGATTTAGAACCTTCGGTTGATGATTACGCTTCACTCTTTCAAGACATTCTCATGTCAAGCCCGGTTCCAGAGGATATGGATGTAACGCCAGTGGATGTTAGAACCAAGGACAGTGAGACAGAGAAGAAACAGATGGATAATCTGACTCAACAAATGGGTCTCCTCTCGCCTGAAACCATAGATCATTCAAG GCAAAATCCGTGA